The Primulina huaijiensis isolate GDHJ02 chromosome 10, ASM1229523v2, whole genome shotgun sequence region CAACTGCCCTTTTTTGCTGGATTGCTTCAAGAAAGTTGTTGTTCGTTCTTTGGAATCGTCACCAACTATTGTGCTTGTTTGCACTTGAGCCAATATTGAAGccttagatttttttattctcTCTGGTTTACTTATCTTGCTTATGTCCTCCGTCGATTTTATGTTTCTAACCTTTGTAGTTTATAAGTTCTTATCGCCCTTTCTTTGACAGTACAAATTGGGAATCCGAGCTTTTCGGAGGGCAATTAAATCTACTCGTTGGTCAAGATTAAGTTGAAGTCGCCATGTTTCGGCAATCGCCACGTAGGAACCCGAGAAATAAAGGATTCAAGGTGAAGCATGTTCTGCAGCTATGTTTGCTTCTCGGAGTCGGTATTTGGTTGCTATACCAAGTCCAGCACTCCCGTGACAAGAAGGCGTCCTATCAAGAAAATACAAAAGTTTCAGAGAAGGTGCAGGATGAGGTAGACACTATTAAGCTTGGGAGAAAGGATCTTTTGCCAAaaacagaagaagaagaagaagatactGTAGATGAGAAACCTAAAGAGGAGACTTCTGAGGAAAAGCCAATGCAGTTTGATGATGAAAATAAGCTTGAAGATCGGGGGCAAGATCAAGAAAATACAAAAGAGGGAAGTGAAAATCGAGAGAGTGAGGAGACTAAAAGTACTAATGTGAATGATGAAAGTAAAATAAATGGCGAAGATCCAGAAAATACGGTGGGAGATGGTGAAGGAAGCAAAGAAGAGGAAAATGGAGAGAATCCTgaagaaaataatgaaaaagaaGGTGAGGAGAAGGCAAATGTGGAGCCGGATGTTAAAGAGGGTAAGGTTGATGATGGCGAAAATGAACGTGTGAAAATTGATGAAACAGATCAAAGTGGAATGAATGGCAAAGAAAGCAAGGGGGGAGAAGGTGAGGAAAAGGCAAATGTGGAGCCAGATATTGAAGAAGTTAAGGTTGAAAGTAGTGAGAATGAAGGTCTGAAAATTGATGAAACGACGAACGAGGAGAAAGTTGATGGAGAGAAGGTTGTTAATGAAGGGGATGGCACTGAGAACAAAAAAGAAGAATCGACAGAGGAGTACGAGAGCAAAAGTGGTGATAAAAACGAAGAAAATGGAAGTGGAGAAAAACATGATAATGAAGAGAGAGATACGAAGGAGAGCAATGGAAAGAAGAATGCAGAAGATACTAAAGAGCAAGAGGGAAACAACATGATTGATGAGAATATAGATGGTTCGACTGAAAAATCAAGCGCATCAGATATAGAAAGTCATGGTGGAGCTGATAATgagggaaaaaaagaagaaaatgccAAGGGAGAAAATCTTTCAATTGACGGTATGGGCCAAGATTCGCAAAATTTGACAGAAACACGTAGTGTTAGTTTGGATGGCTTGAACGGGGAGGATAAGTCGGTGAGTGTGGATCAAAGTGATAGGGAGGATCATTTGAAGAGCAACAGCGATCAGGAAGAGTTGAAATCAAGTGACCTTAATGATGGGACGATGGAGAAGAATAATTCATCTAAAGGCGATGAACACATGGATTCTCAGAACCACGATTCAACAGCTGAAACTACTGATGataatgataaacatgatcaggatAATGATAAATCTACCGATGATTCTGCTCAAAGCCAACAGGAACAAGATGAAAAAACTGTTACCCAAGATGAGAAGAGAGATGCGAAGTCTCCATCCTCAACAGCCGAAAATTTGGACGTTTCAAAACAAGATTCAAAGGGATCTGATCTTGATAACACAGGAGATGGGAAGATTGTTGATTCCCAGAATGCCCCAGGCCTAAAAAATGATACTGAAACATCGGCTGAAAATATGAGTGACAATTCGAGTGAGCAACAGAATCTTGATAATGGTTCAGAAACAGATGGGAGTGCGACCTCGTCTAATGACATTAACGGGGCCGAGCAGGGCCAAAATACATTGGAAAATTCATCTGATACTTCAAATACCGTTAGTGATGACTCATCTCCAGGCTTAAACACGAACACTGATTCTAGCCAACATGATGAGGCTTCTTCCATTCCTCAGGATGAGAAAGAAGCTCGTACGGATCTTGATACTCTTCCAGATTTAGGATCGGAATCTAAAGATGCCGTTGCTTAGTAACATTCATTGTTTGTTCTTTATTCAAGATTCTTAGGTTCAATGTTTTCTTTCCTTCGTTTTTTTACCTCTTAtgttttctttccttcaagtGCATAGGCAACTGTGATAATATATTATTCTACACCCTTATCTTCTTGCTTTTGATGTCTGTTCAAGCAGATTCAAATTATAGTGTGGAACTTCCCAATATGttgagtaattttttttatctcaatCGAAATGTTTAAATTAGACACGGGCCGAATAACCTACGTAATGTGTGAACAAGGGAGAACTGAGCCCATGATTTTATACAAACTTTCATTCTAAAATATGACTTTCTTCATTAAAATATGTGTGTTAATTGGGTttagtctatatatatatatatttgagaaatataaatatatacgtAGAGATACAGAGACCAAGAACACTTCTAAAACTGCCCCACCAAGCAAATGGGGTACATTGTATGAAAAAATCGGCTGAAACCTGCATGTAACTAGAGCCAATTGGATCCATCTTATAACTAGTTTAAAATGTCATATATGGATCAGTTCAACGCCATAATTTAAACAtacatgtatatgtgtgtgcaTACTTCACTTGGCTCGACTTCTACAAGCATTTGATATTTTTAGCGACGTTTCTTTTTTTCCACCTAATAAATATAGAGAGggatcttaaaaaaaaaaccaattcaATTATTTTGTAGTAAAGGGTGTTGAAGAAAAAAGTTTCTTGTACACGATTTCTCAATTCGCTGGTCAATATGGAGACAAATGCACATCGAAATCCTTGGCTAGATGGAGAAAGGAAAACAAGGCAAGAAGCATACCAAATGTTGAAAACATTGCACGCTTAAATGCATGTTAGGAAAAAAATACACCTCAAATTTTGCTCCAACGATTCTGTTTAGGAGATTTAAAATTGTTATTCTTGAGCATCCCACAACACATCAATACAATGTCTATATCATTATTCATAACATTGTTCTAAAGAAGATCGTTTAGTTCCCCTTTTCAATTGCTCAAATAGAAGACAGACATTCATGATCCTCAGTGATGAGCACCATCTCCGTGTTCCTTACCCTTCTCCGCAGCTGATCTTAGTTGCCGCTGCTCCTCCTTATAGATTCGGTTTCTACGTTGAAACTGCAATAAACGCGAAAATATTAAATGCGTCATTAAGAAGATGATGAGAGGTGGAGGTGGCCAATAACTGCCTATCACACCTCACGGAAAGAAACACTTTCTATAAACCTTGTAGTTCAGTTCGCAAGTATCCTATATGTTATGAATGGCTTGTAACCCTTTTCTTAATCGGAATGGATAGAAAAGTTGAAAAACCAATGCCATATTGGTCACCAAAGATTGTGCCTAAGACTGACCAAAGTACCATATGAAAGCTAATACTTTTACAAAGGGAAATGCAGAAACAAGGTGAATAACCTCGAACCATATTATAGCCTAGCTTCTGTGATTTTCTCGACTGGATTTTGGTTCGTAGATAAAGATAGAAATACAGGCACATGAAAAGACTTCGCCCTCACCACATGACGTATTGACCAGACCCTCGAGTTTCTGGTATCGCAAACCATGCTTCAGCCATTACGCTATTCCACAGATTTCACCAAACCATATCAACTTGATACATATCAACCCCAATCTAATCAAGGACACATAAGAAAAAGGCAAAGGACTTGTAGTGTGTTTGGATCCATTGAGCTCGTTGAATTAGAACCGGTAAGAAACATATTCACATTCAACTCGAAGcagttttgaattttaaatctaatTCTCAAAGCTAAATTCCTTGATACACATAGCACTTTTTTTTCTGGTTGACCAATGGAGTCACTGGTTATCAATTGAACAAAGCTTTAGCCTTTAAACATACCACAATTCACAAACTTAATCTTAATCGGCAACAAACACAAAAAATCAACAATACTCAAACATAAGTGGGGCTGAAAAAGCCCAATATGCACCATTTAACAGAATCAATACCTAAAATCAAAAGAGAAGGAAGCAAAAGGAAATATTACCTCTTTCGAGTGGTGGAGGCACTCGAAATAGTCTTCACGAAGGAGGGCACAATCCTTGGGCTCACGGCAGCGGGACATGCATTCGCTAAAATCCATCCAGAAATCGTAGCATCTACCCTTGTTTCCTGTTATTCCCCAACCAGATGCCATTTGTTTTAGTGTTTCCTTGCCAGGGTTCAGTCGACTAGATTAGTCTGGGAATTGGACGAATGAAAATGAGAACTAAAATTCATTAATAACTATATTTAAATAACAATctaatttaattcaaataaaagaGTTTTTACAACAGTTTTTATACTGATAGAGGATTGTTATTTGAACCGAAAATGTGTAATAACACTCTATTTAACTTTTTaattcaactgattgtcaaATTCGTAGTCTTCTtagtttttaaaagatcaataGTATTTCAATATATAAGTTAAGACATATAGGGCTGCCTGGATTACCTCAAGCAAACTGCCTGCGAAAATTAccaatttgtttaaaaaatattgtggCATTTCTAAATTACTTCATGTTAACTTGATATTCTTTGGgtaatttctttttcaaaaaaataagcCAACCATTTCATCATTTCAAGCTAAGAGAAGAAAAATGTTTTAGTTTTAGTACTCTTTATCTACTTAAGACAACACTTAACCAATTTCACATTCAAATCaattacccaaaaaaaaaaaaaggaatgatACAATCTCATTTGCAAGCTAGTAAAATCATATTTGCAGGTGTCTAGTTGAACAATTGAAAACTTCTCAAGTTGCAGACTACTGAGAGCAACCTCCCTAACTTCATCTTATTCTCGAATAAGGAACAATGTATTAGCATTTCCAACATTCAATCTCACATTATGAGCTGCCCTATTTCATCAATTCAGCGTGATATTGAGCATAATACGAAACTGAACTAAAACAGTCATAAAACAGCCTTAACTAATGACAGCTCAAGTTTTAGATTCAGCCATACATGCTGTAGAGATAACGTATTATGCTTCAAGGATTTAATATCATTACATACTGTAACAAGAATTTCCTCAAGTTGGTCATGAACCTCTTTTAACATAATTCTCGAGAGAAAACAGAACCAAACTCTTCATAAACAAAAATGAGACCTGAACATAATTCTGCCCTATCTTCCTTCTCTATCACTCCAATAAGCAATCTCCAATTAAGTCATAGCTAAGTGAATTCCAACAAAACCAGAGCACATGAAGTTGACAGAATGAAGTCGGATTAGTGAATCTGTCCAACTCCATAAATCAAGTAGGAAATTCGAACACTACACAATCCCACACACAACCCGATTTCAATTCGATTTTGAACTCAGTTTCCCAAATTATAAGGAAGAAAAC contains the following coding sequences:
- the LOC140986134 gene encoding uncharacterized protein encodes the protein MFRQSPRRNPRNKGFKVKHVLQLCLLLGVGIWLLYQVQHSRDKKASYQENTKVSEKVQDEVDTIKLGRKDLLPKTEEEEEDTVDEKPKEETSEEKPMQFDDENKLEDRGQDQENTKEGSENRESEETKSTNVNDESKINGEDPENTVGDGEGSKEEENGENPEENNEKEGEEKANVEPDVKEGKVDDGENERVKIDETDQSGMNGKESKGGEGEEKANVEPDIEEVKVESSENEGLKIDETTNEEKVDGEKVVNEGDGTENKKEESTEEYESKSGDKNEENGSGEKHDNEERDTKESNGKKNAEDTKEQEGNNMIDENIDGSTEKSSASDIESHGGADNEGKKEENAKGENLSIDGMGQDSQNLTETRSVSLDGLNGEDKSVSVDQSDREDHLKSNSDQEELKSSDLNDGTMEKNNSSKGDEHMDSQNHDSTAETTDDNDKHDQDNDKSTDDSAQSQQEQDEKTVTQDEKRDAKSPSSTAENLDVSKQDSKGSDLDNTGDGKIVDSQNAPGLKNDTETSAENMSDNSSEQQNLDNGSETDGSATSSNDINGAEQGQNTLENSSDTSNTVSDDSSPGLNTNTDSSQHDEASSIPQDEKEARTDLDTLPDLGSESKDAVA
- the LOC140985726 gene encoding NADH dehydrogenase [ubiquinone] iron-sulfur protein 5-B-like — encoded protein: MASGWGITGNKGRCYDFWMDFSECMSRCREPKDCALLREDYFECLHHSKEFQRRNRIYKEEQRQLRSAAEKGKEHGDGAHH